The following is a genomic window from Geobacillus subterraneus.
GGAGCAACAGATGCCAGATGTGACTATATCGATTTGGACTGCTGCAGTCGGCTTTTTTCTCGGTTTCTTGGCATACTTTTTTAAAAAATGGTGTCCTTCTTTATATGTACATATCCTCACTGCGATACTCGGAATCGGATGGATCGTCTATGTGTTCTTAGATCAAGGGTTTATAAAAACGGTGCCCATTTTTTTTATATTTGGATTTAGCTTTTTTAGCTCTCCGGTACCGGAAAGAAGCAAAACCCAATTGAAAGAGATCATCGATCAACTAAAAGAACAAGGTGCGAGAGAAATAGTCTTGTCTAAAAATAAAGAGCGCCTATTAGCGGATTTGTTATTTTCCGGATTTTTCATCGTCATTGCTGTTCTTTATTTCCTTTTCGGGCCGAATTCCGCGATTACGTTCATCCTTTTATATAGCTTCATCTCTCTTTTTGTTGGGCTGACAAAAAGAGTGGGACTGCTTCGCTCTCTCCGCCTTTTTTACGCAGAACACGAAGAAGCATTATATGCTGTATCTTTGTTTGAAACCAAAAAATATCCATTGAAGGAACTTTCAGAAGTAAGCGTTCAGACAAGGCCGGATGTGTTGCAACTATTCCAGCTTTTTTCTTTGTTCTCTCCTAATATGGACTATACGACCAGCATGGGGAAAACGTGGAAGTTATCTTTTTCCGGTGAAAAAGTTTATCTCACCCCTGATCCATTAGAATCGATGGATTTTCTCCTTAAAGGAGAAATACATAAAATGGAAGAGTTCGAAGTAAAGCCTTTTTATCATCCAAAAAATTGGAAACGACTTTTAGGAAAATGGTATTTTGCAGCAACGGTGAAAGGGGTGGGAGCTTATGCAGCCCTTCTCACACTGTTTACTTTGCTGGGGATCGGGCCGATCGCAACAACCGCTGTTATTATACTATTTTGGATATTCAATCTATGGATTTCGGATCGCGTATTGAAAATCGCTTTAGATATGAGGAAAATAGACGATCCCGATTTGCTGCCCATCATCGAGAAAGTCTTTTCACGTGCCGGCCTTTCTCATGTTGATATTTATGTTACGGAATCGGCCGAATATAACGGTTTTGCGATAGGTGCGAATATTGGTCGATCATTGGTAGCGTTAACTTCAGAAACGCTGAAACTTCCCCATGAAGCCATTGAAGGCATTTTGGCTCATGAGGCGATTCATGTGAAAAAGCGAGATGTCTTGATGGGACAGTTATTGCGATTTGCGTTGATCGGGTTAGTTTTTGCTGGTGTTTTCCTTATCCATGAAGCCTTTCCAAATTGGCTAGAACATAATCAAATCTTTGTTTTTCTCGGCCTATGGCTCTTGATTTTTCTGCTTCCTGCTTTCCAATCTCTATTCACACAGTGGATGGAAGTCCGGGCAGATCATTTAGGAGCAACGCTGTTGGACGGTGGGAATGCTCAAATGGCTAACAGTTTGACGATCCTGTGTGAATATCAAGATCGAGCATTGGAAAAGTCTGTAGGATACCACATTGATTTTAAAAACGAGCAAGAAGCAAATAAAAAGGACAAAAAAATCTCTTCCTTAGAAAGAGATTCTTGGTTTTTTAGATTTTTGGAATTCCAGTTTATGTCCCATCCGCCCATGTATTGGCGTGTTCATGCGCTTCAAACAACAGAAACCGAATGGAGCATCAGGAAAATCAAATTATGGTGGTGCAGCCGCTTCCGAGAGTCGTTGCCCAATTGAAACCGTAGGTGAGCAAACTTACTCATCTCCATGGACAACTGAGATCCCTTCGTGAGACTTCGCTGTTGTACATATGAGGCACGAACGTCCTTGTGGCTCGTAGTAGGCACGCCTATTCTAGCCAAGGAATTCGGTCCTTGTGACAACAGCAAACGAAGCCCTTCCTCCAACATCATTCCGAGCGAAGTGATGATTCGGATCATGGGGCCCCCTGTATTGCGGGCGCACCCACTCTCGGACATGCAACGGCTGCACGTCGTCCTGCCAGCTCTCGCAATATGAGCAGACTCGATACAAAAAGTGCTGACGACACGGAATCAACGTACAGCCGTCTCATTTCGCTTTATACTCCAGCATCATGAGCAAGCGCCGCACACGAAAATGAACATCGCCTCTTTCCAGCCGCTTCGGCTGAAAAGAGGCGATGTCTTCTTATGACTGGCTGCTTTCTCTCGCTTTTAAGGTGACGGATACGGTCGTCTCAAACCCATCGCGATAGATCGTCAGTTTGATGCGATCGCCCACCGATGTTTTCGTATACAAATAGTTGCGCAAGGCGCTGACGCTGTCGATTTTGTCGCCGTTGATGGCGACGATGACGTCTTTTGATTTCAGCCCGGCTTCCGCGGCTGGGGAGAACGGTTCGACGGACGTGACGGCCGCCCCGCTTGTGATGTTCGACGGCAATTTCAATTCATTCGTGCGGACGTCATCGGACAAATCCGCCACATCGACAAGCTGGACGCCAAGGTACGGGCGTTTGATTTTCCCATCTTTCATCAGCTGCTCGACGATCGGTTTGACGTTTTCGCTCGGGATGGCAAAGCCGAGCCCTTCGACGCCCGTTTCCGCGATTTTCATGCTGTTGATGCCGATCACCTGCCCCGCGCTGTTAATGAGCGCTCCGCCGCTGTTGCCCGGGTTGATGGCGGCGTCCGTTTGGATGACGTCGATTTCCCAATCCCCCGCTGACGTTGAGACGGGCATCGTCCGTTTGCCGCTGACGATCCCTTCCGTCACCGTCCGCGACAAATCAAGGCCGAGCGGGTTGCCGATCGCCGCGACAGGCTCGCCGATTTTCACCTTCGACGAGTCGCCGAAACTCGCCACGTTCGTCACCCCTTCAGCAGGGATTTTCAAGACGGCGAGGTCGGTGAGTGCATCCGCGCCGACGATCTCGGCTTTCACTTTTTTCCCGTTCGCGAGCGCCACTTCGACTTTGTTCGCCCCTTCAATGACATGGTTGTTCGTCACAATGTAGGCCGCATCGCCGTCTTTTTTAAAGATGACGCCCGACCCCGTCCCCGCTTCCGTATCTTGCGCTTGTTCGGAGAAAAAGTCGACTTGTTTTTGAATGTTGACGACGCCGACGACCGCATCGGCCACTTTATTAATGGCGGCGATCATGTTCGTGTTGACGTTCCCCGTCGGCTGCAGCGGCAGCGCCTCGCTTTTTGCGGTCGTTTCCGCTGTTTCCGTTTGGGAATTCGTTTCTCCATGCATCCATTTCGGCGCCACATACCACGTCGCCGCGCTCCCAATCACCGCCCCTGCGACGGAAGCGGCGAGCCACGATACGAAGCGGCCGCGGCGTTTCGGTTCTGGCGTTGGGGTTGGTTCAAATGGCATCACGTCCATGGGTCATCTCCTCCTTCATGATCCATGATGGAATATGCAGCATCTTCGAGCGAATGGCCGCCAAGCAGTGAAATGGCGGGCGAAATACGACGATGCCACCGACATCGATCGGCCTTGCATAAAGAGAAGACCAGCGTCGCTGTTTCTTTCGGTTGTTCTGATGCATCGTTTCATCCCTTCCTGCGTACGTTATGTCGTCTCCGGCGCTGGCGTCATCCGCTTCTGCTTCCGCCTCCGTCCCGCTGCGAGCGTGCGGATCGACAGGAAAATCCCCGTCGCGGTCAAGATGATCATCGCCACCGCCGCGACATCAACCGCCCAGCGGATGTCAAGCGAACCGATTCTCCCTTCGTGCAGCTGGCGGACGAACATCATGAGCGACGATCCGCCTCCCTCGGCGCGCGGTGCCATCGGGGCCGTAGATGCCCCCGCTCCCGACGTCTGCCCCGCCCCGAACGCGTTCATTCCTTCCTGCGCGGCGCGGTGCATCTCGCCGCGCTCCGCCTGGCCGATCAGCCACGGCTCGGATAGAAGGAGCCCCGTCACCGCCTCAACAAGCAAAAAGATCGAACTGATCAGCCCAATCCAAAGATGCAAATTCCTCATTTTCCTCATCGCCGTTTGCCTCCTTTTCCTCTTCGTCCATCATGATAGCCAAGGAAGGTGAAAAAATGGTGAAAATTCTTTTTGAGAGAACAGCCTTCTGCGCGGCGAATGGGCTGCGTTTTCACCGTTTTTTCACGAACGATTTGATATGATAAGAAGGAAGAGAGACAGAACGGGAGGAATGGCGATGAAAATTTTGCTGGCCGAGGACGATCTTCACCTAGGGGAGCTGATCGTTCACTTATTGAAAAAGAAAGGCATCGACCATATCGATTGGGTGCAGGAAGGGGAAGATGCGTACGATTACGCCATGGCGGAGTTTTACGATGTCGTCGTGCTCGATTGGATGCTTCCAAACGGCGATGGGGTGGACATTTGTCGACGGTTGAGGCAAAACGGCTACACAGGCGCGATTTTGATGTTGACGGCGAAAGACGCCGTCCATGACCGCGTCACCGGGCTTGAGGCGGGAGCGGACGATTACTTGGTCAAACCGTTTGAAATCGACGAGCTCGTCGCGCGGCTCAAGGCGCTCGCCCGGCGCACGTTCGTCCCGCTTCAAGAGGAAAAAGTGGCGTTTCACGGCTTCACCTTAAACCGGACAAGCCATACGCTCCATCGCGGCGATGAAGAGATTTTCCTCACTCCACGCGAGTTTCAGCTTCTCGATTTGCTCGTGCAAAACCAAGGGCAAGTCGTGCCGCGCGAAACGATATTGGACCGCGTTTGGGGGTGGGATGCCGATGTGTCAATGAAAACGATCGACGCGACAATCAAGCTATTGCGCAAAAAGTTGAAAGACGATGTCATCCAAACCGTTCGAGGAGTGGGGTATAAAATTGAAAAATAACTGGAGGGAATGGCGCGACTGGCTGCGCCGCCTAGGAAGCGCCGACTTGTTCCGCCGCGCCCATTGGCGGTTGACGGCGCTCTACAGCGGCATTTTCACGTTGTTTCTCGCCTTGTTTGTCATGATCGCCGCGGCCTTGTTTTACTGGATCGCTACCTCTGACCAAGAGCGGCGCATCAGCCGCCTCGCCGAGCAAGAGGCGAATACGATCGAACAAGTGCTGCTCAAGCAAAGCAATTTCGACTTGTTTGATGATGAAAATGTCATTTTGTTAAGCGAAGACCAACTCTTTTTTTACGTCATCGGCCCGGACGGGGGCCTGCTCGCCGGGGATGAAGTCCACCCGCGCCTGCGTCCGTATTTTTTAAACGCCTTGTCCCATCTCAAGGCAAATGAGCGCGCTCCCGTCTACATGAGCGTCTCTTTGCCGGAACATATGCCCGGCCTCGCGCGCGAAGCGGCCCGCGACTGGCGCGTGCTCGCCGCCGCCCGTCCGCTCGTCATCCACGGCGATTTCGTGGGCATGCTGTATATCGGCATGGACGTCACGTCGTTTTTCGGCGTGTTCCATTGGCTGCTCATTGTGCTCATCGGCTTGGCCGTTTTGTTTCTTGCCGTCGGCGTGGCGCTCAGCTTCTTTATGTCCAAGCGCGCGCTCGCACCGATTGAAGAGGCGTACGAGCGG
Proteins encoded in this region:
- a CDS encoding response regulator transcription factor; translation: MKILLAEDDLHLGELIVHLLKKKGIDHIDWVQEGEDAYDYAMAEFYDVVVLDWMLPNGDGVDICRRLRQNGYTGAILMLTAKDAVHDRVTGLEAGADDYLVKPFEIDELVARLKALARRTFVPLQEEKVAFHGFTLNRTSHTLHRGDEEIFLTPREFQLLDLLVQNQGQVVPRETILDRVWGWDADVSMKTIDATIKLLRKKLKDDVIQTVRGVGYKIEK
- a CDS encoding S1C family serine protease, with amino-acid sequence MDVMPFEPTPTPEPKRRGRFVSWLAASVAGAVIGSAATWYVAPKWMHGETNSQTETAETTAKSEALPLQPTGNVNTNMIAAINKVADAVVGVVNIQKQVDFFSEQAQDTEAGTGSGVIFKKDGDAAYIVTNNHVIEGANKVEVALANGKKVKAEIVGADALTDLAVLKIPAEGVTNVASFGDSSKVKIGEPVAAIGNPLGLDLSRTVTEGIVSGKRTMPVSTSAGDWEIDVIQTDAAINPGNSGGALINSAGQVIGINSMKIAETGVEGLGFAIPSENVKPIVEQLMKDGKIKRPYLGVQLVDVADLSDDVRTNELKLPSNITSGAAVTSVEPFSPAAEAGLKSKDVIVAINGDKIDSVSALRNYLYTKTSVGDRIKLTIYRDGFETTVSVTLKARESSQS
- a CDS encoding PepSY-associated TM helix domain-containing protein, which produces MRKMRNLHLWIGLISSIFLLVEAVTGLLLSEPWLIGQAERGEMHRAAQEGMNAFGAGQTSGAGASTAPMAPRAEGGGSSLMMFVRQLHEGRIGSLDIRWAVDVAAVAMIILTATGIFLSIRTLAAGRRRKQKRMTPAPETT
- a CDS encoding M56 family metallopeptidase, which gives rise to MPDVTISIWTAAVGFFLGFLAYFFKKWCPSLYVHILTAILGIGWIVYVFLDQGFIKTVPIFFIFGFSFFSSPVPERSKTQLKEIIDQLKEQGAREIVLSKNKERLLADLLFSGFFIVIAVLYFLFGPNSAITFILLYSFISLFVGLTKRVGLLRSLRLFYAEHEEALYAVSLFETKKYPLKELSEVSVQTRPDVLQLFQLFSLFSPNMDYTTSMGKTWKLSFSGEKVYLTPDPLESMDFLLKGEIHKMEEFEVKPFYHPKNWKRLLGKWYFAATVKGVGAYAALLTLFTLLGIGPIATTAVIILFWIFNLWISDRVLKIALDMRKIDDPDLLPIIEKVFSRAGLSHVDIYVTESAEYNGFAIGANIGRSLVALTSETLKLPHEAIEGILAHEAIHVKKRDVLMGQLLRFALIGLVFAGVFLIHEAFPNWLEHNQIFVFLGLWLLIFLLPAFQSLFTQWMEVRADHLGATLLDGGNAQMANSLTILCEYQDRALEKSVGYHIDFKNEQEANKKDKKISSLERDSWFFRFLEFQFMSHPPMYWRVHALQTTETEWSIRKIKLWWCSRFRESLPN
- a CDS encoding sensor histidine kinase, which codes for MSSKPFEEWGIKLKNNWREWRDWLRRLGSADLFRRAHWRLTALYSGIFTLFLALFVMIAAALFYWIATSDQERRISRLAEQEANTIEQVLLKQSNFDLFDDENVILLSEDQLFFYVIGPDGGLLAGDEVHPRLRPYFLNALSHLKANERAPVYMSVSLPEHMPGLAREAARDWRVLAAARPLVIHGDFVGMLYIGMDVTSFFGVFHWLLIVLIGLAVLFLAVGVALSFFMSKRALAPIEEAYERQRQFVADASHELRTPLSVVFSSVEALSLEEDVMKNDFARRLLDRLRDELKRITKLMNDLLTLARADAKHAALELSKQTFDFRPHAERTFQLMSELAAKKQITMHFHAPEQALVTADPDKLTQLLYILLDNAIKYTPEGGEVTLSIRTEPKHVFLSVKDTGIGIPPEDIGRIFDRFYRVDKARSRQQGGHGLGLSIAKWIVDAHGGAIHVHSQIGKGTEFLVRLPR